The proteins below come from a single Acidimicrobiia bacterium genomic window:
- a CDS encoding enoyl-CoA hydratase-related protein, translating into MDRFDLTEQGGVWTLTLADGENRLGSASIRSWHRALDEVAAKPGSVLVAVGTDRFWSTGLDLDEMGRLGDEDRLAFMATVDGLLLRILTAPFPTVAALNGHAYAGGALLALAFDHRIMRNDRGFFCLPSVDVGIPFTEGMATLITAKVPQPHAHDLVVTGRRITGDEAATMGIVHASTTAGWVLPEALDLATTLTGKDPATLGTVKRRLYPVACELLARSV; encoded by the coding sequence ATGGATCGGTTCGATCTCACCGAACAAGGCGGTGTCTGGACGCTGACCCTCGCCGATGGCGAGAACCGACTCGGGAGTGCGTCGATCCGGTCGTGGCACCGTGCGCTCGACGAGGTGGCGGCCAAGCCCGGCTCCGTGCTCGTCGCGGTCGGAACCGACCGCTTTTGGTCAACGGGGCTCGACCTCGACGAGATGGGGCGCCTCGGCGACGAGGATCGCCTGGCGTTCATGGCGACGGTCGATGGCCTGCTCCTACGGATCCTGACGGCACCATTTCCCACCGTTGCTGCCCTCAACGGTCACGCCTACGCCGGGGGTGCTCTGCTTGCCTTGGCCTTCGATCATCGCATCATGCGCAACGATCGCGGCTTCTTCTGCCTCCCGTCGGTCGATGTCGGCATCCCGTTCACCGAAGGCATGGCCACACTCATCACCGCGAAGGTCCCACAACCCCATGCTCACGACCTCGTCGTCACCGGCCGCCGAATCACCGGCGATGAGGCCGCAACGATGGGCATCGTCCACGCATCGACCACGGCGGGGTGGGTCCTCCCCGAGGCTCTCGATCTGGCGACCACCCTGACCGGCAAGGACCCAGCGACCCTTGGGACCGTCAAGCGGCGCCTCTACCCCGTCGCCTGCGAACTCTTGGCCCGATCGGTGTGA
- a CDS encoding alpha/beta hydrolase family protein yields MKHPVDTAAGMIVAWGPSRLRFFARGWGDPALLEPPDISPRIAQPIHPVWLSDERFDGGLLRRGVYDGVADALPARSRTGSIISISPIAPHHRTVVLMAAWNEHDPRVRVSLARHLARLGIASLIPENPYYGSRRPDPTIHQPIETVSDFMRMGIAAVAEGAGLLAGVRERGNEPGVSGYSMGGNVAALISSITPFPVATAPLAASHSPAPVFLDGVLREGIAWGALGGKPEARDRLRRVLGSVSVLRASPPPHAAHAIIVGGRSDGYIPAAATTDLANHWQGSDLRWFRGGHATVVWYRKAQLARIVAESFDRVFGATSATV; encoded by the coding sequence GTGAAACATCCCGTCGACACGGCAGCGGGCATGATCGTCGCGTGGGGTCCATCACGCCTGCGGTTCTTTGCCCGCGGATGGGGCGATCCCGCCCTGCTTGAGCCCCCCGATATCTCGCCACGAATCGCCCAACCGATCCACCCGGTGTGGCTGAGTGACGAACGATTCGATGGAGGATTGCTCCGTCGGGGCGTCTACGACGGAGTTGCAGATGCGCTCCCTGCACGGTCAAGAACCGGGTCGATCATCAGCATCTCGCCGATCGCACCGCACCACCGCACCGTCGTCCTCATGGCGGCATGGAACGAACACGATCCCAGGGTCAGAGTCAGCCTCGCTCGGCATCTCGCGCGCCTCGGGATCGCCTCGCTCATCCCCGAGAACCCCTACTACGGCTCGCGACGGCCCGATCCGACGATCCATCAACCGATCGAGACGGTTTCGGACTTCATGCGGATGGGAATCGCCGCCGTTGCCGAAGGCGCAGGGCTCCTCGCAGGCGTGCGCGAACGCGGAAACGAACCAGGCGTGTCGGGATACTCGATGGGAGGCAATGTCGCAGCGTTGATCTCGTCGATAACACCGTTCCCGGTCGCTACCGCTCCGCTCGCGGCTTCCCACTCACCCGCACCGGTGTTTCTCGATGGCGTCCTTCGCGAAGGTATCGCCTGGGGCGCCCTCGGTGGCAAGCCGGAGGCAAGGGACCGCCTCCGCCGGGTCCTCGGGTCCGTGTCGGTCCTCCGAGCCTCCCCACCCCCACACGCGGCCCACGCGATCATCGTCGGCGGCCGCAGCGACGGATACATCCCTGCGGCAGCGACGACGGATCTCGCCAACCATTGGCAAGGAAGTGACCTGCGTTGGTTTCGGGGCGGGCACGCAACCGTCGTGTGGTATCGAAAGGCGCAGCTCGCTCGCATCGTCGCCGAGTCCTTCGACCGGGTGTTCGGGGCTACGAGCGCGACGGTGTGA
- a CDS encoding DUF308 domain-containing protein: MSSSQPFEVDPDVASLWWVLAVSGLLSVAIGALLVFWPGRTLTVVVWLFGALMILTGVVRFILAVFGQTSQIRWLLLVSAIIGVALGIVVIKNPDAVIKLVVVIAGLFWIVGGMIDVFRGVNDDTAPDRGTRIGLGIVSILVGCVVLIWPAPTVLVFAIVAGGYAIAYGILEIYSGFRLRAA, translated from the coding sequence ATGTCAAGCAGCCAGCCGTTCGAAGTCGATCCGGATGTCGCGTCGCTGTGGTGGGTACTTGCGGTGTCAGGGCTGCTGTCGGTAGCGATCGGTGCTCTGCTCGTCTTCTGGCCGGGAAGGACGCTCACGGTGGTGGTGTGGCTCTTTGGGGCGCTGATGATCCTCACGGGCGTGGTGCGTTTCATCCTTGCCGTATTCGGCCAAACATCGCAGATACGGTGGCTCCTGTTGGTGTCCGCGATCATCGGTGTCGCCCTCGGCATCGTCGTCATCAAGAACCCCGACGCGGTGATCAAGCTCGTTGTGGTGATCGCAGGGCTCTTCTGGATCGTCGGAGGCATGATCGATGTGTTCCGCGGTGTGAACGACGACACGGCGCCCGATCGAGGGACTCGGATCGGGCTCGGTATCGTTTCCATCCTCGTTGGTTGCGTCGTGCTCATCTGGCCCGCACCGACGGTGCTCGTGTTCGCGATCGTCGCAGGTGGGTATGCGATCGCCTACGGCATCCTCGAGATCTACTCAGGGTTTCGCCTCCGGGCGGCGTAA
- a CDS encoding ATP-dependent DNA ligase — MASESFVDAGGVPVRISSPNKVVFPATGWTKLDVAEHFAMCGDGALRGVYNRPTMLKRWTKGVGGDPFYVKRVPESARSKVDVVFPSARPGRMFLPLEVQDVVWLAQMNCLDLHPWNSRASDMEHPDELRIDLDPTDGHGFDAVIDVAATVREILDDLGLVGWPKTSGNRGIHVLVRLRVEWTYYEVRRACLAIAREASRRNPTATTAWWKEERSGVFVDYNQNARDRTVASAYSVRHTGWISTPLQWDELDSIRPDMFDLMSFKDRWRDVGDLTIGIDDAPGDLAAALAWVERDEADGLGDAPWPPHYPKMPGEPPRVQPSRRKMEG, encoded by the coding sequence ATGGCTTCCGAGTCGTTTGTCGATGCCGGCGGGGTCCCCGTCCGGATCTCCAGTCCGAACAAGGTCGTGTTCCCTGCGACCGGCTGGACCAAACTCGATGTTGCGGAGCACTTCGCGATGTGTGGCGACGGTGCCCTCCGAGGTGTCTACAACCGCCCAACGATGCTCAAACGCTGGACCAAGGGGGTTGGTGGTGATCCGTTCTATGTCAAGCGGGTGCCCGAGTCGGCTCGATCCAAGGTCGATGTCGTGTTCCCCTCTGCCCGGCCGGGAAGGATGTTCCTGCCGCTCGAGGTGCAGGATGTCGTGTGGCTCGCACAGATGAACTGCCTCGATCTGCATCCGTGGAATTCGCGGGCATCGGACATGGAGCATCCGGACGAACTGCGAATCGACCTCGACCCAACCGACGGACACGGGTTCGACGCCGTCATCGATGTGGCTGCAACGGTTCGCGAGATCCTCGATGATTTGGGCCTTGTCGGCTGGCCGAAGACATCCGGTAACCGGGGTATCCATGTTCTCGTCCGATTACGCGTCGAGTGGACCTACTACGAGGTGCGACGAGCGTGTCTTGCGATCGCTCGTGAAGCGAGCCGTCGCAATCCGACAGCGACGACAGCGTGGTGGAAGGAGGAGCGCAGCGGGGTCTTCGTCGACTACAACCAGAATGCTCGGGACAGGACCGTCGCATCCGCCTACTCGGTCCGCCATACCGGGTGGATCTCGACACCGCTGCAGTGGGATGAGCTCGATTCGATACGGCCCGACATGTTCGATCTGATGTCGTTCAAGGACCGGTGGCGAGACGTCGGAGACCTCACGATCGGGATCGATGACGCTCCCGGGGACCTCGCCGCGGCCCTCGCATGGGTCGAACGCGACGAGGCCGATGGCCTCGGCGATGCGCCATGGCCGCCGCACTATCCCAAGATGCCTGGCGAACCTCCCCGAGTCCAGCCATCCCGGCGCAAGATGGAAGGCTGA
- a CDS encoding MFS transporter, with translation MVTTASSTLEATRRRLIWTLFAGNAIGSTAYIGIATVAALIAEEITGSTSVSGLPGATGTLGVAFGAATLSWLSYRAGRRPAFAMGYAVAVAGGITVIVAIGAENFVLLLMGMAGIGIGRSVGQLSRYAAGDMRREDRRAAAIGLIVWASTIGAVVGPPLLGPTGAMALAAGFNELVGPVAVSVVGFALVSTLMLVGLRPDPLALAHNDEDERSTRPARPLRELLASRAVQLSIAAIVISQVVMVLVMVMTPLHIRAFDGALSTIGYVMMAHTLGMFAIAPVTGWFIGRVGARRMIIIAVAVFVASCALAATATTADTVTLLVSMFLLGVAWNFGFVSGSTLLQAGHGVADRLKLQGTVDAAAWISSAAAAAASGLLLDATSFQTLAMAGGVLALIPLIPLVRTRAVHAI, from the coding sequence ATGGTCACCACCGCATCGTCGACTCTCGAAGCGACGCGCCGGCGCCTCATCTGGACCCTGTTTGCCGGGAACGCCATCGGTTCGACGGCATACATCGGGATCGCGACAGTGGCGGCCCTGATCGCTGAGGAGATCACCGGGTCGACATCCGTCAGTGGGCTTCCGGGAGCAACGGGGACCCTCGGCGTTGCCTTCGGCGCGGCAACGCTGTCGTGGCTGAGCTATCGGGCGGGACGACGCCCGGCCTTCGCCATGGGCTACGCCGTCGCCGTTGCTGGGGGCATCACGGTCATCGTGGCGATCGGCGCCGAGAACTTCGTGTTGCTCCTCATGGGGATGGCCGGGATCGGCATCGGTCGCAGCGTGGGTCAGCTGTCGCGTTACGCCGCTGGCGACATGCGCCGCGAGGATCGCCGGGCGGCCGCGATCGGGCTGATCGTGTGGGCATCGACGATCGGTGCCGTCGTCGGCCCACCCCTGCTCGGCCCCACCGGCGCCATGGCACTCGCCGCAGGATTCAATGAACTCGTCGGCCCCGTAGCCGTGTCGGTCGTTGGCTTCGCACTCGTGTCGACGCTCATGCTCGTCGGCCTGCGGCCCGATCCGCTCGCCCTCGCCCACAATGACGAGGATGAGCGATCCACGAGGCCGGCGCGCCCGTTGCGTGAGCTGCTCGCCTCGCGAGCCGTGCAGCTCTCGATTGCCGCGATCGTGATCAGCCAGGTTGTGATGGTGCTGGTGATGGTCATGACCCCGCTCCACATCAGGGCCTTTGACGGCGCTTTGTCCACGATCGGATATGTGATGATGGCCCACACGCTCGGCATGTTCGCAATCGCTCCCGTGACCGGCTGGTTCATCGGAAGGGTCGGCGCCCGCAGGATGATCATCATTGCCGTCGCCGTGTTTGTCGCTTCGTGCGCCCTCGCCGCAACCGCCACCACTGCCGATACGGTGACGCTGCTGGTGAGCATGTTCCTCCTCGGCGTTGCTTGGAACTTCGGGTTCGTGTCGGGCAGCACGCTTCTGCAAGCGGGCCATGGGGTAGCGGACCGCCTGAAGCTCCAGGGAACCGTGGACGCCGCAGCCTGGATCTCGAGCGCGGCAGCGGCCGCCGCCTCGGGGCTCCTGCTCGATGCCACCTCCTTCCAGACCCTTGCGATGGCAGGCGGGGTCCTCGCCCTCATCCCCCTGATCCCCCTCGTACGCACCCGAGCGGTTCACGCCATCTGA
- a CDS encoding acyltransferase, with the protein MVANYLRGIDRAVDLTPPSRNRVVDGWRALALLLVVFGHWISASIWVQPDGTILAGNTLEWFPAAEHLTWLFQVMPIFFLAGGYANAAALDGSPDIRTWVTSRVRRLYTPVVPLIVVWVILVAVLRPYIPSNVVHAGTISATLPVWFIAVYLVMVTLAPLTLRWWRRSGARSLLVLAACALSIDGLRFGLDLPAIGWVNYLFVWAFVHQLGYAWFDRNRTDRPVSFTAGVVALAAGLGVLIITTGIGWYPVSMVTIPGGGISNMTPPTFANGFLAIAHAGLIAVSMPLARRLTDRRPVWRIVVAVSAVMMTIYLWHLTALSLLGAAGIFIGDGWLFSFEPGTPPWWWLRVPFFGVLAVLTVVLVAVFGSFERNINRRPPQGNRMVWFAGIVAAIGATALTAFVGIVTHDAAINWYIPAFAVIAAVVSGSYRIRPTS; encoded by the coding sequence ATGGTCGCCAACTACCTGCGCGGAATCGACCGAGCTGTCGATCTGACGCCACCATCCCGAAACCGAGTCGTCGACGGCTGGCGCGCGCTCGCCCTCCTCCTTGTCGTGTTCGGCCACTGGATCTCGGCGTCGATATGGGTCCAACCCGACGGAACCATCCTTGCCGGGAACACCCTCGAATGGTTTCCGGCAGCCGAGCACCTGACCTGGCTCTTCCAGGTCATGCCGATCTTCTTTCTCGCAGGTGGGTATGCCAATGCCGCGGCACTCGACGGATCACCCGATATCAGGACTTGGGTCACCTCACGGGTTCGCCGCCTGTACACACCCGTCGTGCCCCTCATTGTGGTGTGGGTGATCCTCGTGGCCGTGTTGAGGCCATACATCCCTTCCAATGTCGTCCACGCCGGTACGATCTCCGCGACGCTGCCGGTGTGGTTCATCGCGGTGTACCTCGTCATGGTCACGCTCGCCCCGTTGACGCTGCGCTGGTGGCGGCGTTCCGGTGCTCGGTCACTCCTCGTACTCGCCGCATGTGCTCTGTCGATCGATGGTCTGCGCTTCGGGCTTGACCTCCCGGCCATCGGATGGGTCAACTACCTGTTCGTGTGGGCGTTCGTCCATCAGCTCGGCTACGCATGGTTCGACCGCAACCGGACGGACCGACCGGTGTCCTTCACAGCCGGGGTCGTCGCCCTCGCGGCCGGGCTCGGTGTGTTGATCATCACCACAGGCATCGGCTGGTATCCCGTGTCGATGGTGACGATCCCCGGTGGTGGCATTTCCAACATGACGCCCCCGACATTCGCAAACGGTTTCCTCGCGATCGCGCATGCCGGATTGATCGCCGTATCGATGCCGCTCGCGAGGCGGCTCACAGACCGCCGCCCGGTGTGGCGGATCGTGGTGGCCGTATCGGCGGTGATGATGACGATCTACCTGTGGCACCTCACGGCGCTCTCCCTCCTCGGGGCCGCGGGCATCTTCATCGGCGACGGCTGGCTGTTCTCGTTCGAGCCGGGCACACCTCCGTGGTGGTGGCTACGGGTGCCGTTTTTCGGCGTGCTCGCGGTGTTGACGGTGGTGCTCGTGGCCGTGTTCGGTTCCTTCGAACGCAACATCAACCGGCGGCCGCCACAGGGCAACCGGATGGTCTGGTTCGCAGGCATCGTCGCAGCCATCGGCGCGACAGCGCTCACCGCCTTCGTCGGCATCGTGACACACGACGCCGCCATCAACTGGTACATCCCCGCGTTCGCCGTCATTGCGGCCGTTGTCAGCGGTTCCTACCGGATTCGACCGACTTCGTAG
- a CDS encoding DUF805 domain-containing protein has translation MESIDWQHLLFRFDGRINRAKFWIGVVVLWVVELVVLLILRSAGIGFALLSFLILVVIIWPALAIQVKRWHDRGKSGWFVLVALIPFVGWLWVLIECGFLEGDPGENQYGPNPLAA, from the coding sequence GTGGAGAGCATTGATTGGCAGCACCTGTTGTTCCGGTTCGATGGCCGGATCAACCGAGCGAAGTTCTGGATCGGAGTCGTCGTCCTGTGGGTGGTTGAGCTCGTCGTGCTGCTGATCCTGCGGTCAGCGGGTATCGGTTTCGCTCTTCTCAGCTTCTTGATCCTTGTCGTGATCATCTGGCCGGCGCTTGCGATCCAGGTCAAGCGATGGCATGACCGGGGCAAGTCGGGTTGGTTCGTTCTCGTGGCGCTGATCCCGTTCGTCGGCTGGCTGTGGGTGCTCATCGAGTGCGGGTTCCTCGAGGGCGACCCGGGCGAGAACCAGTACGGCCCCAATCCGTTGGCGGCCTGA
- a CDS encoding ATP-dependent DNA ligase, whose protein sequence is MIPFELPILPMEAKVRTSWPSEGWAFEPKWDGFRAIGANDDEPRLDSRSQRPLLRYFPELVDVVSTVPEGTVIDGEVVVVDQDALAFDMLQQRIHPAESRIAMLSESTPGTLVAFDLLAHRGEDLRNASFKERRSRLEALMPELHEDWALTPSTTSLDTARRWFDEFEASGCDGIVAKALEGPYVEGKREMLKFKHRRSVDCVVGGYRVHKDGDKVGSLLLGLYAPNGSLAFVGHCSGFSNHDRVALLQRFEALRDTESFGDDVRAPGSPSRWTGDKDLSWVAVKPGVVVEVSYDQLTGDRFRHATRFERWRPDKEPSACTFDQLDRPDGPGFADIVQWEAGSDR, encoded by the coding sequence ATGATCCCGTTTGAACTGCCGATCCTCCCGATGGAGGCAAAGGTCCGGACCTCATGGCCTTCGGAGGGTTGGGCCTTCGAGCCGAAGTGGGACGGATTCCGTGCCATCGGCGCGAACGACGACGAGCCGCGTCTGGACTCACGCAGCCAACGGCCGCTGCTTCGCTACTTCCCGGAACTGGTCGATGTCGTGTCGACCGTGCCCGAAGGAACGGTGATCGACGGGGAGGTAGTCGTCGTCGACCAAGATGCGCTCGCGTTCGACATGCTCCAACAGCGCATCCATCCTGCCGAGTCGAGGATCGCCATGCTTTCCGAGTCCACCCCTGGGACGCTCGTTGCGTTCGATCTGCTCGCACACCGAGGCGAGGACCTGCGCAACGCATCGTTCAAGGAGCGGCGGTCGCGCCTCGAAGCACTCATGCCCGAGCTTCACGAGGATTGGGCGCTTACGCCGTCGACGACATCGCTGGACACGGCGCGGCGGTGGTTCGACGAGTTCGAGGCTTCGGGGTGTGACGGGATCGTAGCCAAGGCGCTCGAAGGCCCGTATGTCGAAGGTAAACGGGAGATGCTCAAGTTCAAGCACCGTCGTTCCGTCGACTGTGTTGTGGGGGGCTATCGGGTTCACAAGGACGGGGACAAGGTCGGATCCCTGCTCCTCGGGCTGTACGCACCGAACGGTTCGCTTGCATTCGTCGGCCACTGTTCCGGGTTCTCGAACCACGACCGGGTCGCGTTGCTCCAACGCTTTGAGGCGCTGCGCGATACCGAGTCGTTCGGCGATGATGTCCGCGCTCCGGGGAGCCCGAGCCGATGGACGGGGGACAAGGACCTGTCGTGGGTTGCCGTGAAGCCGGGGGTGGTGGTGGAGGTGTCGTATGACCAACTCACCGGTGACCGATTCCGGCATGCGACCCGCTTCGAGCGATGGCGACCGGACAAGGAACCGTCCGCATGCACCTTTGACCAGCTCGACCGTCCCGACGGTCCCGGTTTCGCCGACATCGTTCAATGGGAAGCTGGCTCGGATCGATGA
- a CDS encoding amidohydrolase family protein codes for MIINLPGGESYEIGVSESRFVEPEVGRLEVPDTSTLFALPGLADCHAHVTMNSLADFPAITDETMAATVPQATWAHLDHGVLLILDKGGRSDATAITLDHDADLRPYAETAGSMISPPGGYYEGFGTEVTPQRLVDHIRTSAMTRGGWVKLVGDWPRPGKGPQNNWPIEVLVEAVTVTHAAGARIAIHSMAHSASDAVAAGVDSIEHGPFLSTEDLATLAARGGAWVPTVVNLLHLRDMLGPHSSGGRLFSEGLERMRENLPFAEEAGVTVLAGTDLAVPHGEVAAEAVRLHEYGMSHAGATRAASTAAYDYVGRSARPAVGEEADVVFFASDPTTDVSVLADPVLVIRRGRIVRNDLG; via the coding sequence ATGATCATCAACCTGCCCGGTGGCGAATCCTACGAGATCGGTGTCTCGGAAAGTCGCTTCGTTGAGCCCGAAGTGGGACGCCTTGAGGTTCCCGACACGAGCACTCTGTTCGCACTTCCCGGGCTCGCCGACTGCCATGCCCATGTCACGATGAACTCCCTCGCCGACTTCCCCGCCATCACGGACGAAACGATGGCCGCCACCGTCCCGCAGGCGACTTGGGCCCATCTCGACCACGGGGTCCTGCTGATCCTCGACAAGGGAGGCAGGTCGGACGCCACGGCGATCACCCTCGACCACGACGCGGACCTTCGACCGTACGCCGAGACGGCAGGCTCCATGATCTCACCACCTGGCGGCTACTACGAGGGGTTCGGTACCGAGGTCACGCCGCAGCGCCTCGTGGACCACATCCGGACCTCGGCCATGACAAGGGGCGGTTGGGTCAAACTCGTCGGGGATTGGCCGCGACCAGGGAAGGGACCGCAGAACAACTGGCCGATCGAGGTCCTCGTCGAAGCCGTGACGGTGACCCACGCAGCCGGTGCACGCATCGCGATCCACTCGATGGCCCATTCGGCATCCGACGCTGTCGCCGCCGGTGTCGATTCGATCGAACACGGGCCGTTCCTCTCGACCGAGGATCTCGCAACGCTCGCGGCACGGGGAGGAGCCTGGGTCCCCACCGTGGTGAACCTCCTGCACCTTCGGGACATGCTCGGACCACACTCGAGCGGTGGAAGGCTCTTCAGTGAGGGTCTGGAACGGATGCGAGAGAACCTGCCGTTCGCCGAGGAGGCAGGCGTCACAGTGCTGGCGGGCACCGACCTCGCGGTTCCCCATGGGGAGGTGGCTGCTGAGGCCGTCAGGCTCCACGAATACGGGATGTCCCATGCCGGGGCGACGAGAGCGGCATCCACGGCGGCCTATGACTATGTCGGACGAAGCGCACGACCAGCCGTCGGCGAGGAGGCCGATGTGGTGTTCTTCGCGAGTGATCCCACCACCGATGTCAGCGTCCTCGCGGACCCGGTGCTGGTGATCCGTCGGGGAAGGATCGTGAGGAACGACCTTGGCTGA
- a CDS encoding thioesterase family protein: MAEWLYQRDGDRLVPSKLVRGPWSAAHCHGGPPFGLLVTAIVDRWSGMGMTRATMDIPGPIPLTPVRIETEVLRPGKRITHVAATMTDIDGAPFARATAWMIRTDREVVPATTDDRDPPPDRSEGKAINLDFWDGEGDFGLAVEMVGVEGRPFRGVGGTTAVWIRIPVPLIAGELTNPYAFAAMAADFPNGIAALGGLDELICVNTDTTVYYGRAPVGDWIALRSRTNSSGLGLGMTDSLLYDASGFIGTANQSIFFDVVSRREPNGVP; encoded by the coding sequence TTGGCTGAGTGGCTGTACCAGCGCGATGGTGACCGGTTGGTCCCCTCCAAGCTCGTGCGCGGTCCCTGGAGCGCTGCGCACTGCCACGGGGGCCCACCGTTCGGGCTCCTCGTGACGGCCATCGTCGACCGGTGGTCGGGCATGGGGATGACGAGGGCAACGATGGACATCCCGGGACCGATTCCGTTGACACCGGTGCGGATCGAAACCGAGGTGCTGCGTCCCGGCAAACGGATCACGCATGTTGCTGCGACGATGACCGACATCGACGGGGCGCCGTTCGCGAGGGCGACGGCGTGGATGATCCGCACCGACCGCGAGGTCGTCCCTGCGACCACCGACGACCGGGACCCCCCGCCTGATCGCTCCGAGGGGAAGGCGATCAACCTCGATTTCTGGGACGGGGAGGGGGATTTCGGCCTCGCCGTCGAGATGGTCGGCGTCGAGGGACGGCCGTTCCGCGGCGTCGGGGGGACAACGGCCGTGTGGATCAGAATCCCGGTTCCTCTCATTGCGGGTGAGCTGACGAATCCGTACGCGTTCGCGGCAATGGCAGCCGATTTTCCCAACGGAATCGCCGCCCTTGGAGGACTCGACGAACTCATCTGTGTCAATACGGACACCACGGTCTACTACGGGAGGGCTCCCGTCGGGGACTGGATCGCCCTGCGGTCACGAACAAATTCCTCAGGATTGGGACTAGGCATGACCGATTCGTTGTTATACGATGCGTCCGGATTCATTGGAACTGCGAACCAGTCGATCTTCTTCGATGTGGTCAGCCGCCGGGAACCGAATGGTGTACCCTGA
- a CDS encoding sigma-70 family RNA polymerase sigma factor yields the protein MTARTAITPTEVGDSLTTYLTDIANHELLTADDEVDLAQAIEAGREAEEKLAAGGVKGAAKVKLERTARKGKEAKDRFAQANLRLVVSQAKRYRSQYGIEFVDLIQEGNLGLIRAVEKFDWRKGFKFSTYATWWIRQAMQRAVAEKSRTVRLPNSLHDTLLTLNGTRNRLLSELGREPTSEELAEESGLRLDQVLEAQLVADSVSLESPVGEDGAVLGDFVAHDDEDDPVRESERLSTIEALREAIDRLPEREAYILAKRVGFEDGLPRTHEEIGKHLDLGPTRVRSLEKQALSRLRHPAFGLRQEADF from the coding sequence ATGACCGCACGAACAGCAATCACACCGACCGAGGTTGGTGACAGCCTCACCACCTACCTGACGGACATCGCGAACCATGAGCTGCTCACGGCAGACGACGAGGTCGATCTCGCCCAGGCCATCGAGGCCGGCCGGGAAGCCGAGGAGAAGCTCGCCGCCGGTGGCGTCAAGGGCGCCGCGAAGGTGAAGCTCGAGCGAACCGCTCGCAAAGGCAAGGAAGCCAAGGACCGGTTTGCGCAGGCGAACCTGCGGCTGGTCGTGTCACAGGCGAAGCGCTACCGCAGCCAGTACGGCATCGAGTTCGTCGATCTGATCCAGGAGGGAAACCTCGGGCTTATCCGTGCTGTCGAGAAGTTCGACTGGCGCAAGGGATTCAAGTTCTCGACCTACGCCACCTGGTGGATCCGTCAGGCGATGCAGCGCGCCGTCGCTGAGAAGTCGCGGACAGTTCGCCTTCCGAACTCCCTCCACGACACGCTGCTCACCCTCAACGGGACCCGCAACCGTCTCCTCTCGGAACTCGGCCGCGAGCCGACTTCTGAAGAGCTTGCGGAAGAGTCGGGGCTCCGACTCGACCAGGTCCTCGAAGCACAGCTCGTTGCCGATTCCGTGTCGCTCGAATCCCCTGTCGGCGAGGACGGGGCGGTCCTCGGCGACTTCGTTGCTCATGACGACGAGGACGACCCGGTCCGTGAATCGGAGCGTCTGTCGACCATCGAAGCACTGCGGGAGGCGATCGATCGGCTTCCCGAGCGCGAGGCGTACATCCTTGCCAAGCGTGTCGGTTTCGAGGACGGGCTCCCAAGGACACATGAGGAGATCGGCAAGCATCTCGACCTCGGCCCCACGCGGGTGCGATCGCTCGAGAAGCAGGCGCTGTCGCGTCTTCGCCATCCTGCCTTCGGGCTTCGCCAGGAAGCGGACTTCTAG